In Acidaminococcus fermentans DSM 20731, one genomic interval encodes:
- the nifJ gene encoding pyruvate:ferredoxin (flavodoxin) oxidoreductase gives MKKMKTMDGNTAAAYASYAFTEVAAIYPITPSSPMAEASDEWASHGKKNIFDRPVQIMEMQSEAGAAGAVHGSLASGALTTTYTASQGLLLMIPNMYKIAGELLPAVFDVAARALATSSLNIFGDHSDVMACRQTGFAMLAESGVQEVMDLTAVAHLSAIKGHVPFLNFFDGFRTSHEIQKIELLDYDELKKLVDYDELKKFRENALNPDHPVIRGTNQNPDIYFQTREAVNKYYEALPEIVEGYMNEISKLTGRDYKLFNYTGAPDAENVVVIMGSGAQTVEEVVKILNAQGEKVGVLNVHLYRPFSAKHFFQAMPATVKRIAVLDRTKEAGSNGEPLYLDVRDIYYNKAERPLIIGGRYGMGSKEFYPGDALAVFDNLKAAEPKDHFTVGIVDDVTNTSLPKEKTLDITPKGTISCKFWGLGSDGTVGANKSAIKIIGDKTDMYAQGYFAYDSKKSGGITVSHLRFGHTPIHMPFLINFADYVAVHNPSYVHRYNVASGLKKGGVFLLNCPWNAEELDKELPGQLKRYLATNDIKFYTIDAVKIASEIGLGGRINMIMQAAFFKLTGVIPVDDAVKYLKESIVTSYGKKGQKVVDMNNAAVDQGVNAINKVEIPAAWADAKDEDLYQKTGNDFVDNIMIPMNEQEGDSLPVSALMGQADGTFPSGTAAYEKRGIAINVPEWNIENCIQCNQCAIMCPHAAIRPFLLTDEEVKNAPEGLQTKPALGAKGLNFCITVSPMDCQGCSNCVDACPGMKGNKALAMKPFATQEGRAPIWDYVVNKVAPKANPMTTATVKGSQFEQPLLEFSGACAGCGETPYAKLVTQLVGDRMMIANATGCSSIWAAAAPSMPYTTNHKGHGPAWANSLFEDNAEYGLGMYLGVKAVRDRLVDEMKAAEAVASADLKAAMEDWIANKDEGEGSRARAEKLVELLEAEKAGKPELEALYENKQFFVKRSQWIFGGDGWSYDIGYGGLDHVLASGDDVNVMVFDTEVYSNTGGQSSKSTPEAAVAQFAASGKRTKKKDLGMMAMTYGYVYVAQINLGADKNQALKAIREAEAYHGPSLIICYSPCINHGIKRGMQHSFLEAKAAVDCGYWSCFRYNPTLKAEGKKSFFLDSTKTPNFDEFENFLKGEVRYASLAKGFPDIAEALYAKTKKDAEERLAGYVKLDAE, from the coding sequence ATGAAAAAAATGAAGACAATGGATGGCAACACCGCGGCCGCATATGCTTCTTATGCGTTTACGGAAGTTGCAGCGATCTACCCGATCACTCCTTCTTCTCCTATGGCAGAAGCAAGTGATGAATGGGCTTCTCATGGCAAGAAGAACATTTTCGATCGCCCGGTACAGATCATGGAAATGCAGTCCGAAGCTGGTGCAGCTGGTGCTGTGCACGGTTCTCTGGCTTCCGGTGCTCTGACCACGACCTACACCGCATCCCAGGGCTTGCTGCTGATGATCCCGAACATGTACAAAATCGCTGGCGAACTGCTGCCCGCCGTTTTCGACGTTGCAGCCAGAGCTTTGGCTACCAGCTCTCTGAACATCTTCGGTGACCACAGTGACGTTATGGCTTGCCGTCAGACCGGCTTTGCCATGCTGGCAGAAAGCGGCGTTCAGGAAGTTATGGACCTGACCGCAGTTGCTCACCTGTCCGCCATCAAAGGCCATGTGCCTTTCCTGAACTTCTTCGATGGGTTCCGTACTTCTCACGAAATCCAGAAGATCGAACTGCTGGACTATGATGAACTGAAAAAACTGGTTGACTACGATGAACTGAAGAAATTCCGTGAAAATGCGCTGAACCCGGATCATCCTGTTATCCGTGGTACCAACCAAAACCCGGATATCTACTTCCAGACCCGTGAAGCTGTAAACAAATACTACGAAGCTCTGCCGGAAATCGTAGAAGGCTACATGAACGAAATCAGCAAGCTGACCGGCCGTGACTACAAACTGTTCAACTACACCGGTGCTCCCGATGCAGAAAACGTTGTTGTCATCATGGGTTCCGGCGCTCAGACTGTTGAAGAAGTTGTCAAGATCCTGAACGCTCAGGGTGAAAAAGTCGGCGTACTGAACGTACATCTGTACCGTCCGTTCTCCGCCAAACACTTCTTCCAGGCTATGCCCGCAACCGTAAAACGGATTGCTGTTCTGGACCGGACCAAGGAAGCTGGTTCCAACGGTGAACCTCTGTACCTGGATGTCCGCGACATCTACTACAACAAGGCTGAACGGCCTCTGATCATTGGCGGCCGGTACGGCATGGGTTCCAAGGAATTCTATCCTGGCGATGCTCTGGCTGTGTTCGACAACCTGAAGGCTGCTGAACCGAAAGACCACTTCACCGTAGGCATTGTGGACGATGTGACCAACACCTCCCTGCCGAAGGAAAAGACCCTGGACATCACCCCGAAAGGCACCATCTCCTGCAAATTCTGGGGCCTGGGTTCCGATGGTACCGTTGGTGCCAACAAGAGCGCCATCAAGATCATCGGCGACAAGACCGACATGTACGCACAGGGCTACTTCGCTTACGACTCCAAGAAGTCCGGCGGTATCACCGTATCTCACCTGCGTTTCGGCCATACTCCGATCCATATGCCGTTCCTGATCAACTTCGCTGACTATGTTGCTGTACACAATCCTTCTTATGTACATCGTTACAACGTAGCCTCCGGCCTGAAAAAAGGCGGCGTGTTCCTGCTGAACTGCCCCTGGAACGCTGAAGAACTGGACAAGGAACTGCCTGGCCAGCTGAAACGTTACCTGGCAACCAACGACATTAAATTCTACACCATTGATGCTGTGAAGATCGCCTCCGAAATCGGTCTGGGCGGCCGTATCAACATGATCATGCAGGCTGCATTCTTCAAACTGACCGGCGTTATCCCCGTGGATGATGCTGTGAAGTATCTGAAGGAATCCATCGTCACCTCCTATGGCAAGAAAGGCCAGAAGGTCGTTGACATGAACAACGCTGCTGTTGATCAGGGCGTCAATGCCATCAACAAGGTAGAAATCCCCGCTGCATGGGCTGATGCAAAAGACGAAGACCTGTACCAGAAGACTGGCAACGATTTCGTCGACAACATCATGATTCCCATGAACGAACAGGAAGGCGACAGCCTGCCGGTCAGCGCTCTGATGGGCCAGGCCGACGGTACCTTCCCCTCCGGTACTGCTGCTTATGAAAAACGCGGTATTGCCATCAACGTTCCTGAATGGAACATTGAAAACTGCATCCAGTGCAACCAGTGCGCCATCATGTGCCCGCACGCTGCCATCCGTCCGTTCCTGCTGACTGACGAAGAAGTCAAGAACGCTCCGGAAGGTCTGCAGACCAAACCGGCTCTGGGTGCAAAAGGCCTGAACTTCTGCATCACCGTCAGCCCGATGGACTGCCAGGGCTGCTCCAACTGCGTGGATGCCTGCCCGGGCATGAAAGGCAACAAGGCTCTGGCCATGAAGCCGTTCGCTACCCAGGAAGGCCGCGCTCCCATCTGGGATTATGTTGTGAACAAGGTTGCTCCGAAAGCCAACCCCATGACCACCGCTACGGTGAAGGGTTCTCAGTTCGAACAGCCGCTGCTGGAATTCTCCGGTGCCTGCGCAGGCTGCGGCGAAACTCCGTATGCCAAACTGGTAACCCAGCTGGTAGGCGACCGTATGATGATTGCCAACGCTACGGGCTGCTCCTCCATTTGGGCTGCTGCTGCTCCTTCCATGCCGTACACCACCAACCACAAGGGCCATGGTCCTGCCTGGGCCAACTCCCTGTTCGAAGACAACGCTGAATACGGTCTGGGTATGTACCTGGGCGTAAAAGCTGTCCGGGATCGTCTGGTTGATGAAATGAAGGCTGCTGAAGCTGTTGCTTCCGCTGACCTGAAGGCTGCCATGGAAGACTGGATCGCCAACAAAGATGAAGGCGAAGGCTCTCGTGCCCGGGCTGAAAAACTGGTTGAACTGCTGGAAGCTGAAAAAGCCGGCAAACCGGAACTGGAAGCTCTGTATGAAAACAAACAGTTCTTCGTGAAACGGTCCCAGTGGATCTTCGGCGGCGACGGCTGGTCCTACGATATCGGTTACGGCGGTCTGGATCATGTCCTGGCTTCCGGCGACGATGTAAACGTTATGGTATTCGATACCGAAGTTTACTCCAACACCGGCGGTCAGTCCTCCAAGTCCACTCCTGAAGCTGCTGTGGCTCAGTTCGCCGCATCCGGCAAACGGACCAAGAAGAAGGACCTGGGCATGATGGCCATGACCTATGGCTATGTATATGTGGCTCAGATCAACCTGGGCGCTGACAAGAACCAGGCTCTGAAGGCCATCCGGGAAGCTGAAGCTTACCATGGTCCTTCCCTGATCATCTGCTACAGCCCCTGCATCAACCACGGCATCAAGAGAGGCATGCAGCACTCCTTCCTGGAAGCCAAGGCTGCTGTTGACTGCGGTTACTGGAGCTGCTTCCGGTACAACCCGACTCTGAAGGCTGAAGGCAAGAAGTCCTTCTTCCTGGACAGCACCAAGACTCCGAACTTCGATGAATTCGAAAACTTCCTGAAGGGCGAAGTACGGTATGCATCCCTGGCCAAAGGGTTCCCTGACATTGCAGAAGCTCTGTATGCCAAGACCAAGAAAGACGCTGAAGAACGTCTGGCCGGCTATGTAAAACTGGACGCTGAATAA
- a CDS encoding Na/Pi cotransporter family protein: protein MVQLFLFLGGISLFLYGMQMMGDGLQQAAGARLQKILGQLTKKTIYGVALGAGVTAVLQSSSATTVMTVGLVNAGLMNLEQAFGIVMGANIGTTMTAQLIAFNLTDYITLIIAIGFVMQIVCKKRTLKNLGAVLLGFGILMLGMSMMSNAVIPLRQDPRIVDILGKFSTHPLMGLLTGLVMTLVIQSSSATIGILMAMASQGLIPLEGAIPVILGDNIGTCITAVLATLQSGLNAKRVACSHVMFNLCGSIIALILLPFFISFVKDISPAGNIGRQIANAHTTFNLVNTCIFLPLAPYFTRFIKKLMPGEENDISYQPKYLDKNVLNTPAVALGLAAKEVVRMGDLALENIRKSFACVDNYNKKDVDFILEHEPVIDSLEEAITVYLTKMSEKNMTKEMSNLHTGLIHACNDIERIGDHAEIIAKRVRSMREDGTTFSPEANREMKELEVLVVSAATKAIKALENNDKDLARESLDFSHQVKIKQKAMRKSHVERLNEGVCTPETGFVMLELLINMKRVSDHSKNISQLVLGDF from the coding sequence TTGGTTCAGCTATTCTTGTTTTTAGGCGGTATTTCTCTTTTCCTGTACGGCATGCAGATGATGGGCGACGGCCTGCAGCAGGCGGCAGGAGCCAGGCTCCAGAAGATCCTGGGGCAGCTGACGAAAAAGACCATCTATGGGGTGGCTTTGGGGGCAGGGGTTACGGCAGTGCTCCAGTCTTCCAGTGCCACCACGGTGATGACCGTGGGTCTGGTGAACGCCGGGCTCATGAACCTGGAACAGGCTTTTGGGATTGTCATGGGGGCCAACATCGGGACTACCATGACCGCCCAGTTGATTGCCTTTAACCTGACTGATTACATCACCCTGATCATTGCCATCGGGTTCGTCATGCAGATCGTGTGCAAGAAACGGACACTGAAAAATCTGGGGGCGGTGCTCCTGGGCTTCGGAATCCTGATGCTGGGCATGAGCATGATGAGCAATGCGGTGATTCCTCTCCGGCAGGATCCCCGGATTGTGGATATCCTGGGCAAATTCTCCACCCATCCTCTTATGGGGCTGCTCACCGGTCTGGTGATGACCCTGGTGATCCAGTCCTCCTCCGCCACCATCGGTATCCTGATGGCCATGGCCAGCCAGGGCCTGATTCCCCTGGAAGGGGCCATTCCCGTTATCCTGGGTGACAACATCGGTACCTGCATCACTGCCGTCCTGGCTACTCTCCAAAGCGGACTGAATGCCAAGCGGGTGGCCTGCTCCCACGTGATGTTCAACCTGTGCGGGAGCATCATCGCCCTGATCCTTCTGCCCTTTTTCATTTCCTTTGTAAAGGATATTTCTCCAGCCGGGAACATCGGCCGGCAGATTGCCAATGCCCATACCACCTTTAACTTGGTGAATACCTGTATTTTCCTGCCTCTGGCGCCTTACTTCACCCGGTTCATCAAAAAACTGATGCCCGGGGAAGAAAACGACATTTCCTATCAGCCCAAGTACCTGGACAAAAACGTGCTGAATACTCCGGCCGTGGCTCTGGGACTGGCTGCCAAGGAAGTGGTCCGGATGGGGGATCTGGCCCTGGAGAACATCCGGAAATCCTTTGCCTGTGTGGACAACTACAACAAGAAAGATGTGGATTTCATCCTGGAGCATGAACCGGTGATCGACAGTCTGGAAGAGGCCATTACCGTGTATCTCACCAAGATGAGCGAAAAGAACATGACCAAGGAGATGTCCAATCTCCACACTGGCCTGATCCATGCCTGCAATGACATCGAACGGATCGGTGACCATGCGGAAATCATTGCCAAACGGGTCCGGAGCATGCGGGAAGACGGCACCACCTTCTCTCCCGAAGCCAACCGGGAAATGAAGGAACTGGAAGTCCTGGTGGTGTCCGCCGCCACCAAGGCTATCAAGGCCCTGGAAAACAATGACAAGGACCTGGCCCGGGAATCCCTGGACTTCTCCCATCAGGTCAAGATCAAGCAGAAGGCCATGCGGAAGAGCCATGTGGAACGGCTGAACGAAGGGGTCTGCACCCCGGAAACCGGATTTGTGATGCTGGAACTGCTGATCAACATGAAACGGGTCAGCGACCACAGCAAGAACATTTCTCAGCTGGTGCTGGGGGACTTCTAA
- a CDS encoding TIGR00730 family Rossman fold protein has product MNITVYLGANPGNRPEYARYAYELGRWIAIHGHTLVYGGSRTGLMGNLADGALEQGGRVIGVEPRFFMEKELQHEGLTELIVTENMAQRKQKMLELGDLFLAFPGGIGTLEEISEIMSLNKLDMMPNPFAFLDYEGYWQPMKTLLDRMAGEGFVWKEWVEKIPFIRDLGELERYCGERK; this is encoded by the coding sequence ATGAACATCACTGTCTATTTGGGGGCGAACCCGGGAAACCGGCCTGAATACGCCCGGTATGCCTATGAACTGGGCCGGTGGATCGCCATTCACGGCCATACCCTGGTCTATGGGGGCAGCCGTACCGGTCTTATGGGAAACCTGGCTGACGGGGCCCTGGAACAGGGCGGCCGGGTGATTGGCGTGGAACCCCGGTTCTTCATGGAAAAGGAACTCCAGCATGAAGGCCTTACGGAACTGATCGTTACCGAGAATATGGCCCAGCGGAAACAGAAGATGCTGGAACTGGGAGATCTGTTCCTGGCCTTTCCCGGGGGTATCGGAACCCTGGAAGAAATCAGCGAAATCATGAGCCTGAACAAGCTGGATATGATGCCCAACCCTTTTGCCTTCCTGGATTACGAAGGCTACTGGCAGCCCATGAAGACCCTGTTGGACCGGATGGCCGGAGAAGGGTTTGTGTGGAAAGAATGGGTGGAAAAAATCCCCTTTATCAGGGATCTGGGAGAACTGGAGCGGTACTGCGGCGAAAGAAAATAG
- a CDS encoding glycosyltransferase family 2 protein: MGTCTVAILTKNEEKHILAALDSARPCADQLLVVDSGSTDHTVSLAREAGAEIAFREWDEDFAAQRNFALSQAKGDWVLYLDADERLTPALVEKINAIKKGNQDHQYSFKRINIAFGHEFHHGAFSPDRVKRLFPREKVCWVGKVHERPECPLPVTELGESLHHYTYDSFAQWWNKAGHYTSLWAEEARERGKKATARTAAGHALLGMVKAYVLEGGFLEGSMGFIAALQHGIYTAMKYMKLAELCSRK; this comes from the coding sequence ATGGGAACCTGTACGGTAGCTATCCTGACGAAAAATGAAGAAAAACACATCCTGGCTGCCCTGGATTCCGCCCGCCCCTGTGCCGATCAGCTGCTGGTGGTGGATTCCGGAAGCACGGATCATACCGTGTCCCTGGCCCGGGAGGCCGGAGCGGAAATCGCCTTCCGGGAATGGGATGAGGACTTTGCCGCTCAGCGGAATTTTGCTCTCTCCCAGGCCAAGGGAGACTGGGTCCTGTATCTGGATGCCGATGAACGGCTGACCCCGGCGCTGGTGGAAAAAATCAATGCCATTAAAAAAGGAAACCAGGACCATCAGTATTCCTTCAAACGGATCAACATAGCCTTCGGCCATGAATTCCATCATGGAGCCTTCAGCCCGGACCGGGTGAAGCGGCTGTTTCCCCGGGAAAAAGTCTGCTGGGTGGGAAAAGTCCACGAACGGCCGGAATGTCCACTGCCGGTGACGGAGCTGGGAGAATCCCTTCACCATTACACCTATGATTCCTTTGCCCAGTGGTGGAACAAGGCCGGCCATTATACCTCCCTGTGGGCAGAAGAAGCCCGGGAACGGGGCAAAAAGGCTACGGCCCGGACCGCTGCCGGACATGCCCTGCTGGGGATGGTGAAAGCCTATGTGCTGGAAGGCGGGTTCCTGGAAGGGAGCATGGGATTCATTGCAGCGCTTCAGCACGGAATCTATACCGCCATGAAGTACATGAAACTGGCGGAGCTTTGCAGCAGAAAGTGA
- a CDS encoding glycosyltransferase family 8 protein, with protein sequence MDEISIVLASDDNYAQHGAVACASILANHRGERPIHFYYFDDGISEEKQAGIAATVTGLQGSITFIPTAGKEIQAHTSGHVNRAAYLRLLIPELVPQAVHRVIYLDTDLVVLDDIQELWEMDLQGKPVGAVPDLGILASSRMRRQKEETLGIQEGKLYFNSGVMVMELEAWREKQYGDQVIRCVEEGNFRHHDQDGLNKVFQDNWQPLPLRWNVIPPVFTLPVKVLKKSRWRNLALEALERPAVFHWAGRYKPWEFPPKGHFNEKYYTYLARTAFAGAKMPQPGKDMKGKSFTRQEWRLKLAELWKKLF encoded by the coding sequence ATGGACGAGATTTCCATTGTCCTGGCTTCTGATGACAATTACGCCCAGCACGGGGCGGTGGCCTGTGCCTCCATCCTGGCCAACCACCGGGGGGAACGGCCCATCCATTTTTACTATTTTGACGACGGCATCAGCGAAGAGAAACAGGCAGGCATTGCCGCAACGGTGACCGGTCTGCAAGGGTCCATTACCTTCATCCCCACAGCCGGGAAAGAAATCCAGGCCCATACCAGCGGGCATGTGAACCGGGCCGCCTATTTGCGGCTGCTGATCCCGGAGCTGGTACCCCAGGCGGTGCACCGTGTGATCTATCTGGATACGGACCTGGTGGTGCTGGATGATATCCAGGAACTGTGGGAAATGGATCTTCAGGGGAAACCGGTGGGAGCCGTGCCTGACCTTGGCATCCTGGCTTCTTCCCGGATGCGCCGGCAGAAGGAAGAGACCCTGGGAATCCAAGAGGGAAAACTGTATTTCAATTCCGGGGTCATGGTCATGGAACTGGAAGCCTGGCGGGAAAAGCAGTACGGGGACCAGGTGATCCGGTGTGTGGAAGAGGGGAACTTCCGCCACCACGACCAGGACGGGCTGAACAAAGTATTCCAGGACAACTGGCAGCCCCTGCCCCTCCGGTGGAATGTGATTCCGCCGGTGTTCACCCTGCCGGTGAAGGTGCTGAAAAAATCCCGCTGGCGGAACCTGGCCCTGGAAGCCCTGGAGCGGCCGGCGGTGTTCCATTGGGCAGGCCGGTACAAACCCTGGGAATTTCCACCCAAGGGCCATTTCAATGAAAAATACTATACCTATCTGGCCAGGACCGCTTTTGCCGGGGCCAAGATGCCCCAACCGGGAAAGGATATGAAGGGGAAATCCTTTACCCGTCAGGAGTGGCGGTTGAAGCTGGCAGAATTGTGGAAGAAACTGTTTTAA
- a CDS encoding O-antigen ligase family protein encodes MSEATQQKIIKALAICAAGMACMTRISMALGEVLNGLVLLFGLILYYYNRKQIHLSPELKGYLKAYLIFVLCTLPSVIFGGNVSKGVHEFLQMWVWRFVVFLPIVVFIKKRDYLINMLTAYMAVFGVDCFLTLIQVLFHLGNNDRGWGLGGSQLGIASIMCMMLPITFIIILDSSFEKRLKNVARVTLICNWIGLFCNKSRGAWLSNMILVPVSAWNYIKHSKKALAVIAVFFLASGVFMVSSPKYLKRFESIANTTTDRSNGDRIVAWKSCIQMVKDHPLTGIGLGRWGKVYGTQYWTPEDTQKLPHAHSNYFHILAETGIIGLLGLLYFTVYFVSRSFINWKKNKNPYDLMACISFLGYVVFFGQIEYTLDLTSGVRIMWFLEAVLISLKQDACDMH; translated from the coding sequence ATGTCAGAGGCAACACAGCAGAAAATAATCAAGGCATTGGCAATTTGTGCTGCAGGGATGGCCTGTATGACCCGGATTTCTATGGCACTGGGAGAAGTGCTGAATGGATTGGTTTTGCTGTTTGGATTGATCCTGTATTATTACAACCGTAAGCAAATCCATCTTTCTCCTGAATTGAAGGGGTATTTGAAAGCCTATCTCATTTTTGTCCTCTGCACCTTGCCCTCGGTTATTTTTGGAGGTAATGTTTCAAAAGGAGTCCATGAGTTCCTGCAGATGTGGGTATGGCGGTTTGTAGTTTTTTTACCCATAGTTGTATTTATTAAGAAACGAGATTATCTGATCAATATGCTGACGGCTTATATGGCTGTTTTCGGTGTAGATTGTTTTTTGACACTGATCCAGGTCCTGTTCCATTTGGGAAACAATGACAGAGGATGGGGGCTGGGGGGCAGTCAGCTGGGGATTGCCAGCATCATGTGCATGATGCTGCCCATTACATTCATCATTATTTTAGATTCAAGTTTCGAAAAACGGCTGAAAAATGTGGCGAGAGTTACGCTGATCTGCAACTGGATAGGGCTGTTCTGCAATAAAAGCCGGGGGGCCTGGCTGTCCAATATGATCCTGGTACCTGTGTCCGCATGGAATTATATCAAACATTCCAAAAAAGCGCTGGCTGTGATAGCCGTGTTTTTCCTGGCTTCCGGTGTATTTATGGTTTCTTCTCCCAAATATTTGAAACGATTTGAATCTATTGCCAATACCACCACTGACCGATCCAATGGGGACCGGATTGTTGCTTGGAAATCCTGTATCCAAATGGTAAAAGATCATCCGTTGACTGGTATTGGTCTTGGCAGATGGGGTAAAGTATATGGCACTCAATATTGGACTCCAGAAGATACACAGAAATTGCCGCACGCTCATAGTAATTACTTTCATATATTGGCAGAGACTGGTATTATAGGACTTTTGGGCCTTTTATATTTCACTGTTTACTTTGTAAGCAGAAGTTTTATCAACTGGAAGAAAAATAAAAATCCCTATGATTTAATGGCCTGCATAAGCTTTTTAGGATATGTTGTTTTTTTTGGGCAAATTGAATACACACTTGACTTAACTTCGGGAGTAAGAATTATGTGGTTTTTAGAAGCTGTTTTAATTTCATTAAAACAAGATGCTTGTGATATGCATTAG
- a CDS encoding glycosyltransferase, whose amino-acid sequence MAQKLLSVIVPVYKVEKFLDRCIQSLLKQTYRNLQIILVDDGSPDNSGIICDYYAKKDFRIEVIHQSNKGLSGARNRGLIEARGEYIAFLDSDDWIEPDMYETLIGLMEKNNLDVARCSIDETDGSFHRLKTPSKQYANRVYENNTCLDLYFHEFLCKVVWNAVYKRDIVDGILSPEGHQSEDNYVSGRYLFRCKRIWITSKVLHHYWMNPDGITRAHKIKPWDICICTSLLIKDLPKDGIVTEKYKVQLKRKLARELFHYIRSNDSRCQVIAIKKKQKYDILKWLDFSRKIRFLVLLCKKNIKIYKGEN is encoded by the coding sequence ATGGCGCAAAAACTACTTTCTGTGATAGTTCCAGTTTATAAAGTGGAAAAATTTCTGGATCGTTGTATTCAATCTCTTTTAAAACAAACATACAGGAATTTGCAAATTATTTTGGTAGATGATGGTTCTCCGGATAATTCTGGGATAATCTGTGATTACTATGCGAAAAAGGACTTTAGAATAGAGGTTATTCATCAGTCAAATAAAGGTCTTAGTGGCGCAAGAAATAGAGGCTTAATCGAAGCTAGAGGGGAGTACATTGCCTTTTTAGATAGTGATGACTGGATTGAACCCGACATGTATGAAACACTAATTGGCCTTATGGAAAAAAATAATCTCGATGTGGCTCGCTGTTCAATTGATGAAACGGATGGTTCTTTTCACCGACTCAAAACCCCATCAAAACAATATGCAAATCGAGTTTATGAAAATAATACTTGCTTGGACCTATACTTTCATGAATTTCTTTGTAAAGTTGTGTGGAATGCAGTATATAAAAGAGACATTGTAGATGGAATCCTTTCGCCAGAGGGGCACCAATCTGAAGATAACTATGTTTCAGGTAGATATTTATTTAGATGCAAACGAATATGGATCACTAGCAAGGTACTTCATCATTATTGGATGAATCCAGATGGAATTACTCGTGCACATAAAATAAAACCTTGGGATATATGTATTTGTACTAGCCTCCTAATAAAGGATCTACCTAAAGATGGAATCGTTACAGAAAAATATAAAGTTCAGCTAAAAAGGAAATTAGCAAGGGAGTTGTTTCATTATATCCGTTCTAATGATTCAAGGTGTCAAGTGATTGCCATAAAAAAGAAACAAAAATATGATATACTTAAATGGCTGGATTTTAGTCGAAAAATTCGTTTTCTAGTTTTACTCTGTAAAAAGAATATTAAAATTTATAAAGGAGAAAACTGA
- a CDS encoding glycosyltransferase family 8 protein, protein MENPYNTEYFQTHKLYLTKDSFEYMTAENKKKDILHICCNVNDLFFKPAGVLLTSICENNKDLALNFHVFVDSCSDENKENLRKTAEKYGCNAYLYKMDMSIYQNFHIKVKRFSRVTYIRIVMPWVLRNVTNRYLYLDADMVCVKSLRVFFNYDLKDKAVGALVYDTPERIAFLKMKGNVYFSDGLMWINVDEWIKQRVTERVFSYQGADPARFKGQTQDLMNLVLDGNVQPIPALFHHMDKDFSVDGILIHYSGRDKPWEIVLDEDDELWRHYLDISPWPSMPNPMPPKRPIYYHSFKKLAQVYSKKGNHLKELECLFWYGILKIRYKL, encoded by the coding sequence ATGGAAAATCCTTATAATACTGAATATTTTCAAACGCACAAACTGTATTTAACTAAGGATAGTTTTGAATATATGACTGCAGAGAATAAGAAAAAAGATATTTTACATATTTGCTGCAATGTCAATGATTTGTTTTTTAAACCGGCGGGAGTTTTATTGACTTCGATTTGTGAGAATAATAAGGATCTTGCACTTAATTTCCATGTTTTTGTTGATTCTTGTAGTGATGAAAACAAGGAAAATCTTAGGAAAACCGCTGAAAAATATGGCTGTAACGCATATCTTTATAAAATGGATATGAGTATATACCAAAATTTTCATATCAAAGTTAAGCGATTTTCGAGAGTTACATATATTCGAATTGTGATGCCATGGGTATTACGAAATGTGACCAATCGTTATCTATATCTGGATGCTGATATGGTATGCGTAAAGAGCTTGAGGGTATTTTTCAATTATGACTTAAAAGATAAAGCGGTAGGTGCATTAGTGTACGATACGCCCGAAAGAATTGCATTTTTGAAAATGAAGGGAAATGTTTATTTTTCAGATGGGCTGATGTGGATTAATGTTGATGAATGGATTAAACAGAGGGTAACAGAACGAGTATTTTCCTATCAAGGGGCAGATCCTGCTCGTTTTAAAGGTCAGACACAAGATTTAATGAACCTTGTCCTTGATGGGAATGTACAGCCTATTCCTGCATTATTTCACCATATGGATAAGGATTTTAGTGTCGATGGAATCCTAATCCATTATTCGGGAAGAGATAAACCATGGGAAATTGTACTAGATGAAGATGACGAATTATGGAGACATTATTTAGATATTTCACCGTGGCCGAGCATGCCTAATCCTATGCCTCCAAAGAGGCCAATATATTATCACAGCTTTAAAAAATTGGCTCAAGTATATAGTAAAAAAGGAAATCATCTCAAAGAGTTAGAATGTCTATTTTGGTATGGAATATTAAAAATTAGATACAAACTGTAA